A genomic region of Nitrososphaerales archaeon contains the following coding sequences:
- a CDS encoding NAD(P)/FAD-dependent oxidoreductase, whose product MKFAIVGAGVAGSFMASMLTQKDHEVQVFELYRKEQHFPVCAWGASRHMLSHFSQMAGLDFNDYILHVGERIGIRLPNGKSDYLNCLGLVTYDKKRWEDDLLDGIPVNYGVRCTLENFPLHKYDYVLDCTGFHRSLLPRPKEKELIIPAWEYLVDNVYGANEFYILGYKGATGYFWFFPLKDNRAYVGAGDMNRIYLGVEEFFKENPTAKIVTKIGRPIRITPPTRMEPLTNGNVIGVGESIGCVFPLLGEGIIPSLICSETLFDLFANKEYRHEEYRKRLLKKLGYYDEVYKVISLKMEGKLSTIKHFKILYKLYRNMKREEKRFGFEVNMEKLVNLLNAL is encoded by the coding sequence ATGAAATTTGCTATAGTTGGAGCTGGTGTTGCCGGAAGCTTTATGGCTTCAATGCTAACGCAAAAGGATCACGAAGTGCAAGTCTTTGAATTATACAGGAAGGAACAACACTTTCCTGTTTGTGCATGGGGTGCTTCAAGGCATATGCTTTCTCATTTTTCTCAAATGGCTGGGCTTGATTTCAACGATTACATTTTGCATGTTGGAGAGCGTATAGGAATACGATTGCCAAATGGAAAGAGCGACTACCTGAACTGCTTAGGGTTGGTTACATATGACAAGAAGAGATGGGAAGACGATCTCTTGGACGGCATTCCAGTTAACTATGGAGTTAGATGCACGCTGGAAAACTTTCCTTTACATAAGTATGATTATGTTTTAGACTGTACTGGATTCCATAGATCGTTGTTACCTAGACCCAAGGAAAAGGAATTGATAATACCTGCTTGGGAGTATCTGGTCGACAATGTATATGGTGCCAATGAGTTCTACATACTTGGCTACAAGGGTGCTACAGGATATTTCTGGTTCTTCCCATTGAAGGATAATAGAGCATATGTTGGCGCAGGTGATATGAACAGGATCTATCTAGGAGTTGAAGAATTTTTTAAGGAAAATCCCACCGCAAAGATCGTGACTAAAATAGGTAGGCCGATAAGGATTACTCCTCCAACGAGGATGGAACCTCTTACGAATGGCAATGTGATAGGCGTGGGCGAATCGATAGGGTGCGTATTTCCGTTGCTTGGTGAGGGAATAATCCCATCGCTAATATGTTCGGAGACACTGTTCGATTTGTTTGCGAACAAAGAGTATAGACATGAAGAGTATAGGAAGAGACTTCTCAAAAAACTGGGATACTACGATGAAGTTTACAAAGTTATATCGTTAAAGATGGAAGGGAAGCTGAGCACGATAAAGCACTTTAAAATATTGTATAAACTTTATAGGAATATGAAGAGGGAAGAGAAACGCTTTGGATTCGAAGTTAACATGGAAAAACTTGTTAATTTGTTGAATGCGTTATAA